ACCCCATGCATAAACATTTCTAAGTAATAtatgaaaagtaaacaaataagCTTTTGATGGAAAACTACACACCTGAAATTGAAACttacaatttcaaaaaaatttaataaaaaaattttaataaaagctgTGAAAAGGAAATCTAATACCGTTGAACTAAACTGGTTTTTAGTCGCAAAaagtttcaattaattttgtgttttgacATGACACATTTCAATATcataaatttagaatttcgCAATATTTTTCGTGATAAAATGAGGAATAGAAATTTTCATTCATCAccatatttacaataaataaaaaatattatttgagtATTTAAGCAAAGTTTAAACTCAAAGCCAAAGTTTTATTGCATATTCATACAGAAATATAACTTTTCCATATTAcctattaatttaaatttaaataattttggcAATGaactaattgcatttattatttagcttAGCAAATCCTTCTTTTACTGTTTGCATTTATATGATATTCACTACCAATTTCTGCCTCTGCTTATTTCTCtgtgatgtgtgtgttttatagTTGGCAAATCGTACATGAAACACAGCTCGGGGATAGCCACATCGGCCGTGGTTGCCATCATCATAGCGGGCATCTCGTTtgtgctactgctgctgctgctctacGCATTCTGTCGCTGCCGGCGCACGCATGCGGCCAAGaagcaagcagcagcggctgccacaaacacaacaagcaatgccaatggcaatggcaacagcaacagcaacagtagtAGCAAGGAGTACGATGTGGATGCCTCCTTGGTGggcacaacaacagtaacatcGGCAACGGCAGCGGGAACGGGAATGGGAACGACAACGACGGATAACAACGCATCATCGACACTTGCcccaccgccgccaccgccataCTATCCCACGGGTAGTTTGGATAGCAAACAGTTGGATGGGGGCATGGAATTAACACTGACAGCGTTGCACGATCCCGACGAGCAACTAAACATGCAACAAGGCGAATTGCTGCACACGTATCCAAAGCAGACGACGCAAcccggcggcggcagcagcctCTATGGTGGTCACCACCAATCGCATTCGAATGGCTACGGATACCATGTGACAAGTGGCATTGGCATCGATAGCGACAGCTATCAAGTGCTGCCCTCCAGTGCCGGACATCATGGCGAGTGTAAGTAGACAACactagaaagagagagagagagagacagagagaggagaTAGAGATACGAAAAAGAGCTTCGGTTTCTTCATTAAGCAGCGTCGCAGATTTATGGCGGCCATTTTGACGCCTTCGCTTTTGGCCGTAATTGCATTTCATGTCAATCTAGACTCAGCTCTCAACTCTCAGTTTCCCTTTCCTTTCCTCGCTCCTCCACGCTCCATGCATAAGCAGCTACAGCTTTGTGCCTTTGGTTACCAAAATGACATCGGCCAGCGAATCGAGTTCTGAGTGGATCTCTCAGCTGAAGCTGCTTCTACTTCTGCATTTCCAGCGTAATTCCAATTAAGTGCGAATTAAGCCGTGACTCGTGTTCTTTTGTACTTCGCGCtgcacaatttttaattggctTTAAGCCCAACGGGCGCCCatcaaaagtcataaaaaccgttgccaaaaaaaaaatacacaggAAACTTTTTCGCTTTCTGGCCTTCAAGTGGTCCGCTACACTTCAGACTGACGACAAACAAAGACAATTAAGAATagaaactaaactaaactagaAAACAgctaaattgattaaattcctactaaaaaaagattaaGGATTAGACGACAACCTCTCGtagagctcagctcagctgaaCCTTTCCACAAGCCAAACAAAATAGCtcttaatatataaaactcGTCTGGGATTAAGCACTAATGATATAGTAAGAGAAcgattgtaaattaaatttagtaacAAAGCAGCAATCAATGAAGTATCTCATAGAAGCTCGAAATAATCTTCAAATACttggaaaacatttttagagaaaaatagcaatttttttagcatttgaataaagtgccataaaatgcaaaattagcagcaaatgaaaattaatggTTCTATGCTAACTAAGCgtgcatttaatattcataGAATATAGTGATTATTGTTTTCATAGTCAGACGCATTTTCATGGCCGAAACTTTCAAGTATGCAGAAAGGAATAAACGAAAAAGTTAAATCGACTAGATAACAAGCTTTTTTGACAGCAAACgcttttaaaatgattatttatagttttcgACAATAGTTTTTAGACAACTACATTCACGGTTAAATTCCTCGAATTGACTCATTAAATGTGCCAACAAAAATTACGTTAATTCTCTGCCAAAACTATACCAAAACTTggcattaatttaaatgataatcTTGTGTTCCCCGCCGCTTTTCCTATGTCCACTAAAACCTAACCCAAAAATATGtgccacaaaatgcattttaattgtgtgtgtgtgtctctttgGCAATGCGAGTCTCTTTTGCTATTTCCGTGGTTGTTGTTCTACTCCCACTTCCACTTCTActtttatttctcattttttgaCTGTGCACTTAAATGTGCgcgatgccaatgccaaacTTAATTACAATTTCTCTACCCTTCACCTTTCTGCGCACCAAACTGGAAACTGGCGACACATATATCGtgtgtttctctctgtgtgtatgtgtgtgtgtctctttttgtatgtgtgtgtgtgtgtggttcaTGCGGTTGCAACCAAAGCAGGACCACTTGAGTCGACTCCAGTgccaacaggcaacagcagccagctcCAACAGCTGCAAGCAGCACGCGCCGCCAAACTAACGAAGCAGCCCACcatcaacaacaccaacaactctCACACCACCAACAACTCTCAAACCATGCACAACaacaccgccaccgccaccggcaacagcagcagcaacatcctGAGCAACAGCCTGAGCAACAACTCCACCTTGAAGCGTGGAGGAGGAAGCAGCAACCTTGGTCAGTTGCAGCGTGAGAAGCGCGCTTTGCAGGAGCAATTACAGGGACTGGGACTGGGCCAGAGACAGGGGCAGGAGCAGGGACAGCGGCAGCTGGTGACCGCAGCCACGGCTGGCACCACAACGGCGCTGGCAACGACAATTACAACAACTTCACGTAATGCCaaaaccgcaacaacaacaacaacgctcGCCATCACAGGTAACACTCGCaatcgcactcacacacacacacatttggcACACACTCTATGGcactcactcgcacacacacttgtgcACACTTGAGCAAAGGAAATGTTGTGGGATTACTGCAAAAGTGGATGccacaccaccaccaccaccgaACAGACACTTGAACTTTGCACCACAAAATGCACACACGACGccaataattaaatagttgaaaatatatctatgtatgtatgcaccATGCACCCATGCCACGCTGCTACTTTGCTACTTACTTGCAACATgtcacttgccacacacacacactcgcagcaCTTGCAGCACTCGAACTACATTGCACCAGCACAATTTTTATTCCAAATCTCTTGTTGTTCGCCATCATCTTCTCTTACATCGCAATTCATTTTAAACTGCTAtcaaatattcattaattttatgcaCTGCGTTTTGAAGGCAATTGAATAAGGAAGAGACTGCTGGATAGTAAGAGAGTgaaagataataataaaataaatatgtataataaaacatattcaTTAAACAGATATATAAATCACGTAAATACCTGCCAAGACTGCAAgagataaaaaataatataagaaagATTGAGATAAATATGTGATATCAAATCAAGAGATGAATAagcaaatatgaaaagaaagaCAATGATGAGGAAACATTAATAAggtataataaagaaaaaacaagtaagaaagctacagtcgagtgtgctcgactgtgagatacccgctacccattttgaataaaagcaatgtaatttgcggtattattctcaaaatataccaaatatatactgcaaaaatactgcaaatataccaactggtatatttggtatatcgacatagtaccgcattcaaaatataccatagacggcacaatgtaccagattgtcagctaaagcaaaTTTGACCCCTagaaagtaggcgtttttgcccatacaaaagtatttctttaattacttccacactttaattacttttttctgatcgcaaccaaactttcagggatcataactactatagtatttattgtatataccaaaattcgcaactctagctttaaaattacgcttgttattcgatttttttgattttcgggggcggaagtgggcgtggcaaaaatttgaaacaaacttgatctgcgtgcaaacataacaaatgctgtcgaaaaaaaattatagctctatctcatatagtctctgagatctaggtgttcatacggacagacggacagacggacatggctatatcgtctcggctgttgacgctgatcaagaatatatatactttatatggtcggagatgcctccttctacctgttacatacatttcctgccggcacaaagttataatacccttctaccctatgggtagcgggtataattacgATAATATAACCCGAAAAGATGAAAAACGCAAATAAGCTtcaaaatttatcaaacaCTATCTACAAAGAGTTGAATGTGAAAAAAAACTGCCAAGTGTGAGACCCTATAAAAtacagtattaattttaatgatatttatttttcgctttcaatgaaaattcaattcacaTTCATATCAGAGCATTTTTAAGAGCTAATCATTCATTGGCTTTTCGTTATGTGTCGTGTCGCTTGGCAGctcaaaaattaaacaaatgaaaacgtaaaaaagtaaaaaataaacgtTAAACGTTAggtaaaacagaaaacagaagaAGACAGCATTCCAAAATACAAAGttcagacaacaaaaaaaaaaagacaacgcCGAAATTTCATCAGAATCCAAAATCTTTACTTTAACGCCAATTTCGGAGAGAGTGTAAGAAATGTATAGAATATGTCGACATGTTGCATTACCACGCACTTTAACGCTGCAGTGCAGCAATAACTTCTTCAAGATGAGCTTCAAATCGCCAACAGTGCCATCGTCAGTGTCGCCAGCTGCGACGCCGACAGCTCAGTCCtcgacacaacaacagcagagacAACGCAAGAAATCGTTTGAATCAAAGCCAATGCCGCTAACAATCGACGAGGCTGCCGTTGGCAACAAGGAGCAGGCCAAAGCGATGCGCCCAGTAGTGACTACTGTGCCACAGATCAACATCAAGGATCAGCGTGACAAGTGGCTGGCCAAAGTATCACCCGGCGGCATGCAACGCAAGGCAAAAGCACGCCCCGCACcagaaaccgaaaccaaaacgAAGCCGTCGCCCATGGCGAGTTTTGTGGGCGCAAATAATGCAACAAACTTTGGCAAATCAAGTAATGCGATACctgaaaagcagcagcagccagatgATGAGCAGCAGCTAAAGGACGCCGGCAGCGTAGCGGAGCGCAAATCCTGGATGCATCGCATGCATGGTGctcagcagcaaaagcaggcGCAATGGCTCAAAGATATGCAAGCCAAACAACAAGCGGGACGCGACATTCAACAACAGAAGATGCAACAGCTGAAGCCGCAAGCGGAGATAACTAAAGCAACAGCTAACCCCAAAACTGCGGTCAAGTCCGCCCCTGAACCCGAACCCGAACCCGAACCTGAGCCCAAGTCACCCGAACGTCTTGCTTATTTGGACACCATTCGTCAGCTGAATGCGTATCAGGCACATGAACCGACCGCTGGCCGGGCAAAGACCAAAACAAAGACCGATAAGAGTGAGCCGAATATTGAGCACACTTTACAGTGTTTGAGGGAAACGGGTTATGAGCAATCGGAACTGGAAAGTATTCCAGTAATTCAGGTGGCTGGCACCAAAGGACGCGGCTCCACTTGTCTGCTTGTTGAGGCCATTCTCCTTTCGCATGGCGTCAAGACGGGCGTGCTCTGTGCTCCACATCTGTTTGTGACCAACGAACGCATACGCATCGATGGCGAAGCTATTTCCGATGCGCAATTCACCGAACTCTTTCAGCAGCTGCAAACGCAACTGGCGCAAATGCAGCCACCGCCTAGTTATCAGAAGTTGCTCATGATCATGGCATGTCATGCGTTTCGCAATGCCAAGGTTGATGTGGCCATCATTGAGGTGGGCAGCGCTTGTGCCAGCGATTGCACGAATATCATGTCGCATACGAAAACAATTGGCATCAGCACTTTGGGTTGGGAGCAGAGCTTCAGTCTGAGCAATTCACTTCGGGACATTGCCTGGGCCAAGGCGGCTATTATGAAACCAGAAGCGAGTATTTATACGAGTGCCACGCAACCGGAATGCTTTGAGGTGTTGAGTCAAAGGGCCAAACAGTTGGGTCTCCAATTGCATCGAGTGCCCAGCTATTCTGCGTATGCGGAGACAAATTTCTCCGATAAAAAGTTGCTGAACAGCGCAAACTTTGCGGTGAAATTGAATGGTTCGCTGGCCATACAGTTGGCCTATGATTATTTGCGTCGTCATCGACCCGAGTATGTCACCGGTTTGGAGCACAATGCCACACAGTTGACGCCAGGCGCCACGCGTGGCCTCGAAACTTATGTGCAGCGAGGCCAATTCGAAGTGATGAAGCATGATATGTTCAATGTGTACATGGATAGCGCCGATACCCTGGAGAGCATGATGATGTGCCGTGAGTGGTTCTATACACGCACACGCAGCAGTCGGGCGCCCAAAGTGCTGCTTTTTAGCAAAGTGAATGAGTTCAATTCGAAGGATTTGCTCACCATATTGCGACATAATGTACGCTTTGAGGAGGCCGGCTTTGTGCCCAGTCCCAGTTTGTTTGAGGGCGAGCCATTCGATGTGGCTACAAAGGAACAGGATAAGGCCACAAAGGATGCCATTACGTGGCACAGCATGGAGGAGCTGCAGCGTGCCCGACGCAATGCCAGCAACTGGCGTTCGCTGTGCGAAGAGGATGGCACACGGGACACCGCTCAGCTCTCAATTTCTATTGAGTCGTTCTTCGATTACCTGAAGGAGAAGCATGGCAATCAGCGGTATGGCATGCGTAAGGAATTAGATGTCCTGGTCACCGGATCGCGTGAACTTGTTGCTGGCACCATCACATGGCTGCAGAAGATGAAGGATGCCCAGTTCAAACAGTGGCATTAGCCTGAAAGTAATGTGGATTTATTAGAGTCAAAAATATGTGCTTGTTATTTAAATGCCTACGACAAATGTTTATATTACTTTTGTCCGTTTTACTTGGTATcacaaataaactaaaaaatactagtTTCGATAATagatgaaattttaatttatatttcgacGTTCATTAACATCAAATGTTCTCGACGATGAGAAACCcaacattcatttttatacagtgcggtattcctcaaatatagcaaattaatataccgaaaaatattaaagtatacaagtattttaatttttttagtaCATGTATTGATATACAatagaatatttcaaattaaaataccgaaaaatattaaaatataccgaaaactacatttagtatatcgatatacatttaaatataccaaattaatataccggaaaatattcaaatataccgcaGTGTACATTTAGTATAACgatatacattcaaaatataccaaaatattcaCCGAACCTGAAAGTTTTGGTGCTAACATTGATTTCAGCTTTAATATTCTTATCGAAAATGTGTTTAGATTAATGGGAACTTCAAAGAAACAATATCTATCTATCCtgatattcatttaatagaattATCTTATAGTAACGTTTTGTAACGTTTTGATATCGTCAA
This window of the Drosophila albomicans strain 15112-1751.03 chromosome 2L, ASM965048v2, whole genome shotgun sequence genome carries:
- the LOC117566243 gene encoding uncharacterized protein LOC117566243; translation: MYRICRHVALPRTLTLQCSNNFFKMSFKSPTVPSSVSPAATPTAQSSTQQQQRQRKKSFESKPMPLTIDEAAVGNKEQAKAMRPVVTTVPQINIKDQRDKWLAKVSPGGMQRKAKARPAPETETKTKPSPMASFVGANNATNFGKSSNAIPEKQQQPDDEQQLKDAGSVAERKSWMHRMHGAQQQKQAQWLKDMQAKQQAGRDIQQQKMQQLKPQAEITKATANPKTAVKSAPEPEPEPEPEPKSPERLAYLDTIRQLNAYQAHEPTAGRAKTKTKTDKSEPNIEHTLQCLRETGYEQSELESIPVIQVAGTKGRGSTCLLVEAILLSHGVKTGVLCAPHLFVTNERIRIDGEAISDAQFTELFQQLQTQLAQMQPPPSYQKLLMIMACHAFRNAKVDVAIIEVGSACASDCTNIMSHTKTIGISTLGWEQSFSLSNSLRDIAWAKAAIMKPEASIYTSATQPECFEVLSQRAKQLGLQLHRVPSYSAYAETNFSDKKLLNSANFAVKLNGSLAIQLAYDYLRRHRPEYVTGLEHNATQLTPGATRGLETYVQRGQFEVMKHDMFNVYMDSADTLESMMMCREWFYTRTRSSRAPKVLLFSKVNEFNSKDLLTILRHNVRFEEAGFVPSPSLFEGEPFDVATKEQDKATKDAITWHSMEELQRARRNASNWRSLCEEDGTRDTAQLSISIESFFDYLKEKHGNQRYGMRKELDVLVTGSRELVAGTITWLQKMKDAQFKQWH